In one window of Legionella fallonii LLAP-10 DNA:
- a CDS encoding EVE domain-containing protein, which produces MNRNWLAVASAEHVRHGRQLGIMQVCHGQLAPLRRLKSGDYITYYSPTITFRGKDKIQSFTALGRVKYGEPYQVVMTAGFCPYRLDVDWFPTQEASIIPLLNTLELTKGRMNWGYPLRFGLVPLSEHDMRIIAQAMNRSFA; this is translated from the coding sequence ATGAACAGGAATTGGTTAGCAGTGGCATCGGCAGAGCATGTACGTCATGGTCGTCAATTAGGGATTATGCAAGTTTGTCATGGACAATTAGCTCCCTTGCGCCGCCTCAAATCGGGAGACTATATTACTTATTATTCTCCAACAATTACTTTTCGTGGAAAAGACAAAATTCAATCTTTTACTGCACTAGGACGAGTGAAATATGGTGAACCTTACCAGGTTGTGATGACGGCTGGCTTTTGTCCCTATAGGCTCGATGTAGACTGGTTTCCTACACAAGAAGCCTCCATTATCCCTCTCTTGAATACCTTAGAGTTGACTAAGGGGAGAATGAACTGGGGATATCCATTGCGCTTTGGTTTGGTGCCTCTTAGTGAACATGATATGCGTATTATCGCTCAAGCAATGAATAGATCTTTTGCATAA
- a CDS encoding GyrI-like domain-containing protein — MNENKPDLVQINEFLVAGLSVRTINSDEFNPGKAKLSKLWDDFFSTNMANSIPYRTPNSPIFGVYSNYSSDASDFYTVTAGVNISQEMGDLEFNTVAIQSGDYLVFRDKGLIPEIVIRTWGRIWEYFADDNAPQRRFGTDFELYVSTDEIAIYIGINNSH, encoded by the coding sequence ATGAATGAGAATAAGCCTGATTTAGTTCAAATTAACGAGTTTCTTGTGGCTGGGTTGAGTGTGCGAACCATTAATAGTGATGAGTTTAATCCTGGTAAAGCGAAGCTGTCCAAATTATGGGATGATTTTTTTTCTACAAATATGGCTAATAGCATTCCTTATCGTACCCCTAACTCACCTATTTTTGGTGTGTACTCCAATTACTCCTCTGATGCATCAGATTTTTATACCGTAACAGCAGGAGTTAATATCAGTCAAGAAATGGGTGACCTTGAATTCAATACTGTAGCCATTCAATCTGGCGATTACTTGGTTTTTAGAGATAAAGGACTCATTCCAGAAATAGTGATTAGAACTTGGGGACGTATTTGGGAGTATTTTGCGGATGACAATGCGCCACAACGACGGTTTGGCACTGATTTTGAACTCTATGTCAGTACAGATGAAATTGCCATTTATATTGGAATCAATAATTCTCATTAG
- a CDS encoding helix-turn-helix transcriptional regulator, which yields MSRTERLFELMQMLRRHRFPISGAKLATELGISVRTLYRDIATLQAQGAQIDGEPGLGYVLRPGFMLPPLMFSEEEIEALVLGSRWVADRADNQLKIAARNALAKISAVLPADLRHQLNASSLLIGPGQPIATGDEELSLIRSAIRAERQLTIVYTDVMGNKTERVIWPFALGFFERVRIVIAWCELRQEFRHFRTDRIIQLTVMETRYPARRQGLLKKWREIERVPVQ from the coding sequence GTGTCCCGTACTGAACGTTTATTTGAATTGATGCAAATGTTGCGGCGTCATCGCTTTCCAATCAGTGGTGCCAAATTAGCAACTGAATTAGGTATAAGTGTGCGCACCCTTTATAGGGACATAGCTACTTTACAAGCACAAGGAGCTCAGATAGATGGCGAACCCGGCTTAGGCTACGTATTGCGGCCTGGATTTATGCTGCCTCCATTAATGTTTTCAGAAGAAGAAATTGAAGCATTAGTTCTTGGTTCACGCTGGGTGGCTGACAGAGCAGATAACCAGTTAAAAATTGCTGCACGAAATGCTCTTGCCAAAATTTCTGCCGTTTTGCCGGCAGATCTTCGCCATCAGTTAAATGCCTCCTCTTTATTGATTGGTCCTGGACAACCTATTGCGACTGGAGATGAGGAGCTGTCTTTGATCCGAAGCGCTATTCGTGCGGAACGGCAGTTAACTATTGTTTATACTGACGTGATGGGAAATAAAACCGAGCGAGTGATTTGGCCTTTTGCTTTAGGTTTTTTTGAACGAGTTCGTATAGTGATTGCTTGGTGTGAGTTACGCCAAGAATTTCGTCATTTTCGTACTGATAGGATAATCCAACTTACTGTGATGGAAACACGTTATCCTGCTCGTCGTCAGGGATTATTGAAAAAATGGCGTGAAATTGAAAGAGTTCCTGTTCAATAG